Proteins encoded in a region of the Halioglobus maricola genome:
- the recJ gene encoding single-stranded-DNA-specific exonuclease RecJ translates to MDRIIRRRELAAKPELEVAGLHPLLARVYRGRGIASADELELDLSRLIPPAKLTNADRAAVLLADAIEQRQSILIVGDYDADGATSTALALSALRDFGAADASYLVPNRFEYGYGLSREIVDLALKGKRPDLIVTVDNGISSIDGVAACRDAGVRTLITDHHLAGSELPDADVIVNPNQPGCDFPSKNLAGVGVIFYIMLALRAELRARGWFESRQEPNLGRLTDLVALGTVADVVPLDQNNRILVATGLQRIRTGQARPGILALLEVASRSRGSVVASDLGFAVGPRINAAGRLDDISVGIECLLQPDQVGARRLAAELHQKNQDRRLIEQDMQEQALQLLQRLPLEEEGVPVAMTLYRGDWHQGVIGILASRIKDRLHRPTIAFANGDAGEIKGSARSIQGIHIRDILDAVATRHPGMIRKFGGHAMAAGLTISADAYEDFDRAFVEEVGRHAEDVHLQALVESDGELSAGEFDLGLAEALRYAGPWGQHFSEPVFDGTFRIVHQRLVGEKHLKLVLSPLGSDQLLDAIAFNIDLDEWPSESVESVELAYRLDVNEFRGRKTVQLMVEHIKAL, encoded by the coding sequence GTGGATAGAATCATTCGCCGGCGCGAACTCGCTGCCAAACCAGAACTGGAGGTCGCCGGCCTCCACCCACTGCTCGCTCGCGTCTACCGTGGCCGAGGCATCGCCAGCGCTGACGAGTTGGAGCTGGACCTCTCCCGGCTTATTCCCCCGGCAAAACTAACCAATGCCGATCGTGCAGCAGTGTTACTGGCCGATGCCATTGAGCAGCGTCAGAGCATTCTCATTGTCGGCGATTACGATGCGGATGGCGCAACAAGCACGGCTTTGGCATTGAGCGCCTTGCGCGATTTTGGCGCAGCGGATGCGTCTTATCTTGTCCCGAACCGTTTTGAGTACGGCTATGGGCTCAGCCGGGAAATTGTCGACCTGGCACTCAAGGGTAAAAGGCCCGATCTGATCGTCACCGTGGACAACGGTATTTCCAGTATCGACGGTGTTGCGGCTTGTCGCGATGCGGGGGTCAGGACCTTGATCACCGACCATCACCTGGCCGGTAGTGAATTACCTGATGCCGACGTGATCGTGAACCCGAACCAACCCGGTTGCGACTTTCCCAGTAAGAACCTCGCCGGCGTGGGCGTGATCTTCTACATTATGCTGGCCCTTCGCGCTGAGCTGCGTGCGCGCGGCTGGTTCGAGAGCCGTCAGGAGCCTAACCTGGGTCGCCTGACGGACCTGGTTGCCCTTGGCACGGTCGCCGACGTTGTGCCGCTGGACCAGAACAATCGGATACTTGTCGCTACCGGCCTGCAGCGGATTCGCACGGGTCAGGCCCGCCCGGGCATTCTCGCGCTACTCGAAGTCGCCTCGCGTTCGCGCGGCTCGGTAGTTGCATCTGACCTCGGCTTTGCAGTTGGGCCCCGCATCAATGCAGCGGGACGGCTCGACGACATCTCGGTGGGTATAGAATGTCTACTCCAGCCAGACCAGGTTGGCGCCCGCCGATTGGCGGCGGAACTCCACCAGAAAAACCAGGATCGCCGCCTGATAGAGCAGGATATGCAGGAGCAGGCGTTACAGCTACTACAGCGTCTGCCACTGGAAGAAGAGGGCGTTCCCGTGGCAATGACGTTGTACCGCGGCGATTGGCACCAGGGCGTTATCGGTATCCTCGCATCCCGGATAAAGGATCGGCTGCATCGTCCTACCATCGCTTTTGCCAACGGTGATGCTGGTGAGATTAAAGGCTCGGCGCGGTCTATCCAGGGTATTCATATTCGCGACATCCTCGATGCGGTGGCGACGCGGCATCCCGGCATGATTCGCAAGTTTGGTGGTCATGCCATGGCCGCCGGGCTCACGATTTCCGCAGATGCCTACGAGGATTTTGATCGAGCGTTTGTCGAGGAAGTGGGGCGCCACGCGGAAGACGTGCACCTGCAGGCGCTGGTTGAATCAGACGGTGAGTTGAGTGCGGGCGAGTTCGATCTGGGACTTGCCGAAGCCTTGCGCTATGCGGGTCCCTGGGGGCAGCATTTCTCTGAGCCGGTGTTCGACGGCACGTTCCGGATTGTGCATCAGCGCTTAGTGGGTGAGAAACACCTGAAACTGGTGCTGTCGCCACTGGGCAGCGACCAGTTACTCGATGCGATAGCCTTTAATATCGATCTGGACGAGTGGCCCAGTGAGAGCGTTGAGTCAGTCGAGTTGGCCTACAGGCTGGATGTGAATGAATTCCGGGGGCGCAAAACCGTGCAGCTCATGGTGGAGCATATCAAGGCACTCTAG
- a CDS encoding aminotransferase gives MSAVIYPTTNLTATEQLKFERGEGVYVYDNNGKQYLEGLAGLWCTGLGYGNKELIDTISDQLGTLSFAHNFGGKTHQPAMDLADKLAAMVPVENAKVFFGNSGSDANDSHIKMLRYYFNAIGKPEKRKIITRESAYHGVTVAAGALTSLPASLAHFDAPVDALGILRTDSPHYYRGVQGDECAADFGTRLANNLEQLILREGPDTIAAFIAEPITGASGVIVPPPGYYEKIQEVLNRYDIMFWADEVITAFGRTGNLFGCETMNIQKPALMTFAKQLSSAYFPISASVISGDMYEPMVEASNEVGVFGHGFTYSGHPVGCAAALKTLEIYERDGLYDNARDVGAYMQLKLSMLARFEQIGEIRGEGLLGAIELVEDRASRTPAVNLAKRVTKACEDNGLIVRNVAGNTIAMCPPLIITQDQIDEMVDKLTLSLEQCL, from the coding sequence ATGTCAGCAGTTATCTACCCCACGACAAATCTCACAGCGACAGAACAGCTAAAATTCGAACGCGGTGAAGGTGTTTACGTCTACGACAATAACGGCAAGCAGTATCTCGAGGGCCTCGCCGGGCTCTGGTGCACCGGTCTCGGTTACGGCAATAAGGAACTGATTGATACGATCAGTGATCAGTTGGGCACACTGTCTTTCGCGCACAACTTTGGCGGCAAAACCCATCAACCAGCGATGGACCTGGCCGACAAGCTCGCGGCCATGGTGCCAGTGGAAAACGCCAAGGTGTTCTTCGGCAACTCAGGCTCCGACGCGAACGACAGCCATATCAAAATGCTGCGCTACTACTTCAATGCCATCGGCAAGCCCGAGAAGCGCAAAATCATCACCCGCGAAAGCGCATACCACGGTGTCACCGTCGCTGCCGGTGCTCTGACAAGCCTGCCCGCCAGCCTGGCTCACTTCGATGCGCCCGTGGACGCACTGGGCATCCTGCGCACGGATTCTCCGCACTACTATCGCGGAGTTCAGGGCGACGAGTGCGCTGCAGATTTCGGCACTCGTCTGGCGAACAACCTGGAGCAACTCATTTTGCGTGAGGGCCCGGACACCATCGCGGCCTTTATCGCCGAGCCAATTACTGGCGCCAGCGGCGTGATTGTGCCGCCCCCCGGTTACTACGAAAAAATCCAGGAAGTACTGAATAGATACGACATTATGTTCTGGGCCGATGAAGTCATCACCGCGTTCGGTCGCACCGGCAATCTGTTCGGCTGTGAAACCATGAATATTCAGAAGCCCGCCTTGATGACCTTTGCCAAGCAGTTGTCATCGGCCTACTTCCCAATCAGCGCGTCGGTCATCAGTGGCGACATGTACGAGCCCATGGTTGAGGCCAGCAACGAAGTAGGTGTCTTCGGCCATGGCTTCACCTATTCGGGCCACCCGGTGGGATGTGCTGCAGCGCTAAAAACGCTGGAGATTTACGAACGCGACGGCCTGTATGACAACGCCCGCGATGTCGGCGCGTATATGCAGCTCAAGCTGTCCATGTTGGCACGCTTTGAGCAAATTGGCGAAATCCGTGGCGAAGGGCTCTTGGGCGCTATCGAGCTGGTAGAGGATCGCGCCAGTCGCACCCCGGCGGTAAATCTGGCCAAGCGAGTGACCAAAGCCTGTGAAGACAATGGCCTCATAGTGCGCAATGTCGCCGGCAACACCATCGCGATGTGCCCGCCGCTGATTATCACCCAGGACCAGATTGACGAAATGGTCGACAAGCTGACCCTGTCACTGGAGCAGTGCTTATAA
- the cueR gene encoding Cu(I)-responsive transcriptional regulator produces the protein MKISQAASQSGLSSKTIRYYEEIGLIGPALRGENGYRHYEPAAVEELQFLARARDVGFDLDECRELLNLHRDSGRQSIHAKSLVLEKSEKLQGRIERLQAMQDVLQDMASRCHGDEGPECAILDDLAGGEGRA, from the coding sequence ATGAAAATTTCACAGGCAGCCAGCCAGAGCGGGCTGAGCAGCAAAACAATACGCTATTACGAGGAGATCGGCCTTATCGGCCCGGCGCTGCGCGGTGAGAACGGCTACCGCCATTATGAGCCGGCCGCAGTAGAGGAATTACAGTTTCTGGCCCGTGCCAGGGATGTGGGCTTCGACCTCGATGAGTGCCGTGAATTGCTCAATCTTCATCGGGATAGCGGGCGCCAGAGCATACACGCCAAATCACTGGTACTGGAAAAAAGCGAAAAACTTCAGGGGCGTATTGAGCGCCTGCAAGCCATGCAGGATGTGTTGCAGGATATGGCGAGTCGGTGCCACGGCGATGAGGGCCCTGAGTGCGCCATCCTGGACGACCTCGCCGGCGGGGAGGGCAGGGCATGA
- a CDS encoding permease has protein sequence MSETTSGGSCCHSDVDADTHAHSHAEAAADSCCETPARRDYFFWVCLLVVGIAYPLGAMNQHDHDSVVGVFTGGVYELFNAMWWGIALGIIFVGLLSRIPREMVMGVLGRDAGVRGLFRATLAGVFLDLCSHGILAVGMKLYERGASTGQVMAFLLASPWNSFSLTLILFGLIGVGWTLLFILLSLVIGVITGLIFDGLTRKGTLPSNPWREELGEERPLGEMWAEMRQSMSLSATGTADILREGFVGSRVVIRWSLFGLILAGLIRALVPEDAFATWFGATFAGLWLTLLATTIIEVCSEGSTPIAADLMNRAQAPGNAFTFLMAGVATDYTEVMSIKDTTKSWKIALFLPLITVPQVMVIGFVLNQFA, from the coding sequence ATGAGCGAGACCACAAGTGGCGGAAGCTGCTGTCACAGCGATGTTGATGCCGATACCCATGCACACTCCCATGCAGAGGCTGCTGCAGACAGTTGCTGTGAGACCCCTGCCCGAAGGGATTATTTTTTCTGGGTCTGCCTGCTCGTTGTGGGCATCGCTTATCCCCTTGGTGCGATGAATCAGCATGACCACGACAGTGTTGTCGGCGTTTTCACCGGAGGCGTTTACGAATTGTTCAATGCCATGTGGTGGGGCATCGCCCTGGGCATTATTTTTGTCGGCCTGTTGAGCCGTATCCCTCGGGAAATGGTGATGGGCGTGCTGGGTCGCGATGCGGGAGTCCGAGGCCTGTTCCGTGCCACCCTTGCGGGTGTGTTTCTCGACCTTTGCAGTCACGGCATTCTCGCAGTGGGCATGAAACTATACGAGCGCGGTGCCAGCACCGGTCAGGTGATGGCTTTTCTCCTCGCAAGCCCATGGAATTCATTTTCTCTGACGCTGATCCTGTTCGGCCTGATTGGCGTGGGCTGGACCCTACTGTTTATTTTGCTCTCTCTGGTCATCGGAGTTATCACGGGCCTGATCTTTGACGGACTGACGCGCAAAGGCACGCTGCCCTCAAATCCCTGGCGCGAGGAGTTGGGTGAAGAGCGACCGCTGGGGGAAATGTGGGCCGAGATGCGCCAGTCCATGAGCCTTTCGGCTACAGGCACCGCGGATATTCTGCGGGAGGGCTTTGTCGGCTCCCGGGTGGTCATTCGATGGTCGCTGTTTGGCCTGATTCTCGCTGGCCTGATTCGGGCGCTGGTGCCGGAAGATGCATTTGCTACCTGGTTCGGGGCGACTTTCGCCGGCCTGTGGTTGACACTGCTGGCCACCACCATCATTGAGGTGTGCTCGGAAGGTTCTACACCAATTGCCGCGGACCTGATGAATCGGGCTCAGGCACCGGGCAATGCGTTTACCTTTCTGATGGCGGGTGTTGCAACGGACTACACCGAGGTCATGTCGATCAAAGACACGACCAAGTCCTGGAAAATCGCCTTGTTCCTGCCCCTGATTACGGTGCCTCAGGTCATGGTCATTGGCTTCGTCCTGAACCAGTTCGCCTAG
- a CDS encoding RluA family pseudouridine synthase, whose amino-acid sequence MSELPPYIVPHTQEETRILYEDDDLLLVRKPDLLLSIPGRHPLNKDCLITRLQEHYPSASIVHRLDLDTSGIMVIPLNKPTHAHISRQFQERKVAKTYVAVVYGAVPQDEGEIELPIRCDWENRPLQMIDHERGKHALTRYRVMERQGDRTRMLLMPVTGRSHQLRIHMRELGHPILGCDMYAHEEALKMADRLMLHATTLGFEHPTTGEWLERESPPDF is encoded by the coding sequence ATGTCCGAATTACCCCCCTACATTGTTCCTCATACCCAGGAGGAAACACGCATCCTTTACGAGGATGACGACCTGCTACTGGTGCGCAAACCCGACCTGCTGCTGAGCATTCCCGGCCGCCATCCGCTAAACAAAGACTGCCTGATCACCCGACTGCAAGAGCACTACCCCAGCGCCTCTATCGTGCACCGCCTGGATCTTGATACCTCGGGCATCATGGTAATCCCGCTGAACAAACCGACCCATGCGCATATCAGCCGCCAGTTTCAGGAACGCAAAGTCGCAAAGACCTATGTGGCTGTGGTCTACGGCGCCGTGCCACAGGATGAGGGCGAGATCGAGCTGCCGATTCGCTGCGACTGGGAAAACCGCCCGCTACAAATGATCGACCACGAGCGGGGTAAGCACGCTCTCACTCGCTATCGAGTAATGGAGCGCCAGGGGGATCGGACCCGCATGCTGCTAATGCCGGTCACCGGCCGTTCACACCAGCTGCGAATTCACATGCGAGAACTGGGCCACCCGATACTCGGGTGTGATATGTATGCCCACGAGGAAGCGCTCAAAATGGCCGACAGGCTAATGCTTCACGCCACAACCCTGGGCTTCGAGCACCCCACCACCGGCGAGTGGCTGGAGCGAGAATCGCCCCCGGACTTCTAG
- a CDS encoding class I SAM-dependent methyltransferase, producing the protein MSPSRENLDNRLREILPSAHLEVLPLPDAQEIKLLLLAQDYPQQALSADEMRAVMDNPLYWVFCWASGQVLARYILDHPEEVRGKRVMDFGCGSGVVAVAAARAGAREVVACDVDPLAIEATRYNAALNDVALVLADDYFDVMGDIDLIIVADVLYDSENFPWLGRFVERAPRVLIADSRVKNFNHPPYRAIDRRDSCTIPDLDESAEFRDVRIYLAG; encoded by the coding sequence ATGTCGCCCAGCCGTGAAAATCTCGATAACCGCCTGCGGGAAATTCTGCCCAGTGCTCATCTGGAAGTTTTGCCTCTGCCTGATGCGCAGGAGATAAAACTCTTGCTCCTGGCGCAGGACTACCCCCAGCAGGCACTCAGCGCCGATGAAATGCGCGCAGTGATGGATAACCCGCTGTACTGGGTTTTTTGCTGGGCCTCGGGGCAGGTGCTGGCACGCTATATCCTGGACCACCCAGAGGAAGTTCGCGGCAAGCGGGTGATGGACTTTGGCTGTGGTTCAGGCGTTGTTGCCGTGGCGGCGGCCAGGGCAGGGGCCCGGGAGGTAGTTGCTTGTGATGTTGATCCACTGGCAATCGAAGCCACGCGCTATAACGCTGCGCTCAATGATGTTGCGCTGGTGCTGGCGGATGATTACTTCGACGTGATGGGGGATATCGACCTTATCATCGTCGCTGACGTGCTCTACGACAGCGAAAACTTCCCCTGGTTGGGGCGATTTGTTGAACGTGCGCCGCGTGTGTTGATTGCCGACTCGCGCGTCAAGAACTTCAATCACCCGCCGTACCGGGCTATCGATCGCCGTGACAGCTGTACGATTCCTGACCTTGATGAATCGGCAGAATTCCGCGATGTGCGTATCTATCTGGCCGGGTAG
- a CDS encoding acetyl-CoA carboxylase carboxyltransferase subunit alpha has protein sequence MNPNYLEFEQPIAELEVKIEELQLVGSDADINISEEIDTLREKSTKLTEKIYSNLSSWDIVKVARHPLRPYSLDYIPRIFTEFDELHGDRRFGDDNAIVGGIARLEGKPVMVIGQEKGRAVKDKVMRNFGMPKPEGYRKALRLMEMAERFKMPVVTLIDTPGAYPGIDSEERGISESIAQNLAVMSRLSTPIICVVIGEGSSGGALGIGVGDHLVMLQYSTYFVISPEGCANIIWKDSSHASDAAQAMGVTSSVLEELGIVDATIPEPLGGAHRDVDLMAERIRAHLVTQLDSLQSLPLEDLLAKRYERLMSYGN, from the coding sequence ATGAACCCCAATTATCTGGAATTTGAACAACCCATCGCCGAGCTCGAGGTCAAGATCGAAGAGCTGCAACTGGTGGGCTCCGACGCCGATATCAATATCAGTGAGGAGATTGATACTCTGCGGGAGAAGAGCACCAAGCTCACCGAGAAGATCTACTCCAACCTGAGTTCATGGGATATCGTCAAAGTGGCGCGTCACCCGCTGCGCCCCTACAGCCTGGACTACATTCCGCGTATTTTTACTGAGTTCGATGAGCTACACGGCGATCGCCGCTTTGGCGACGACAATGCCATCGTAGGCGGTATAGCACGCCTCGAGGGCAAGCCAGTGATGGTGATCGGCCAGGAGAAAGGCAGGGCCGTCAAGGATAAGGTCATGCGCAATTTCGGCATGCCCAAGCCCGAGGGCTATCGCAAGGCGCTGCGCCTGATGGAGATGGCCGAGCGCTTCAAGATGCCGGTTGTCACCCTGATCGATACTCCGGGAGCCTACCCGGGTATTGATTCAGAAGAACGCGGTATTTCTGAGTCGATCGCCCAGAACCTGGCGGTGATGTCTCGCCTATCTACGCCTATTATCTGCGTGGTCATCGGGGAAGGATCCTCCGGTGGTGCACTGGGTATTGGTGTGGGTGACCACCTCGTGATGCTCCAGTATTCCACCTATTTCGTGATCTCTCCGGAAGGTTGCGCGAATATTATCTGGAAGGATTCCTCGCACGCGTCGGATGCGGCACAGGCCATGGGTGTTACCTCTTCCGTACTGGAAGAATTGGGCATCGTGGACGCAACCATCCCTGAACCCCTCGGTGGGGCACATCGCGATGTCGACCTGATGGCCGAGCGAATTCGCGCTCACCTTGTGACCCAGTTGGATTCGCTGCAGTCACTTCCCCTCGAAGATCTGTTGGCCAAGCGCTACGAGCGCTTGATGTCCTACGGCAACTAA
- the tilS gene encoding tRNA lysidine(34) synthetase TilS — protein sequence MSRALDHSALDATLGEFLDAPHWYVAFSGGSDSTALLHLIREWRRTRDTAPPLTALHVNHGLQQGAGEWQNHCAWICRFLDVHFEALEADVDPDGKGLEAAAREARYALLEATLEPGAVVFFGHHQDDQVETLFLRLLRGAGVDGLAAMPARRKLGRGELSRPLLDVPRSALDQYTERHGLSCIEDPSNSDISLDRNYLRAEVMPLLETRWPGYRKTVTRAADHMAEVAGWLRETEVTPQTQFSVLGDPGLALQSLLGEDEAESARLLRAWLKGGGYLAPGKIPLQEFLRQLRQLGKGAEDAAPRLDCGNYCLQRFQDGVYILPPEHEVDDELPALAPGESLDLSGIGEIGLERAADQGLWLALDEHPELRLRAGGERCRPVSRRRSASLKKILQEEGVPPWWRNRVPLLVLDEVILAIGALGPCDSERWGAEGEEEEASWQLYWKPAVAPGFD from the coding sequence ATGTCCCGGGCCCTGGATCACAGCGCGCTAGACGCCACCCTCGGCGAATTTCTCGACGCCCCTCACTGGTATGTTGCCTTTAGTGGGGGCAGTGACTCCACTGCTTTGCTACACCTTATTCGCGAATGGAGACGCACTCGCGATACCGCACCGCCGCTCACCGCACTTCATGTCAATCACGGTCTGCAGCAAGGGGCCGGCGAATGGCAGAATCACTGTGCCTGGATATGTCGATTCCTGGATGTGCATTTCGAGGCGCTGGAGGCGGACGTGGACCCGGACGGAAAAGGCCTCGAAGCGGCTGCTCGTGAAGCACGCTATGCGCTGCTGGAAGCGACGCTGGAGCCCGGCGCCGTGGTGTTCTTTGGCCACCACCAGGACGACCAGGTGGAGACCCTGTTTCTGCGTTTGTTGCGCGGAGCCGGTGTTGATGGCCTTGCGGCGATGCCCGCCCGGCGCAAGCTGGGTAGGGGCGAACTGAGTCGGCCGCTATTGGATGTTCCGCGTTCCGCTCTCGATCAATACACGGAGCGGCACGGCCTCAGCTGTATCGAGGATCCCAGCAATAGCGACATATCACTGGATCGCAATTACCTCAGAGCCGAAGTCATGCCTCTGCTCGAAACCCGCTGGCCTGGCTATCGCAAAACGGTAACCCGGGCGGCCGACCATATGGCTGAGGTTGCTGGCTGGCTGCGGGAAACCGAGGTCACTCCACAGACGCAGTTCAGTGTTCTGGGTGATCCGGGGCTGGCCCTGCAGTCGCTGCTGGGTGAAGACGAGGCCGAGTCTGCCCGCCTGTTGCGCGCCTGGTTGAAAGGAGGAGGGTATCTTGCCCCGGGCAAAATCCCGTTACAGGAATTTTTGCGCCAACTTCGCCAGCTAGGCAAGGGTGCTGAGGATGCAGCGCCCCGTCTCGACTGTGGCAACTACTGCTTGCAGCGCTTCCAGGACGGTGTGTACATATTGCCTCCGGAGCACGAAGTGGACGATGAATTGCCTGCACTGGCGCCGGGCGAGTCTCTGGACTTGTCGGGTATCGGTGAAATTGGGCTGGAACGGGCCGCGGACCAGGGGCTCTGGCTGGCACTCGATGAACACCCCGAGCTGCGCTTGCGCGCGGGTGGAGAGCGCTGCCGCCCGGTCAGTCGCCGCCGTAGTGCGAGTTTGAAGAAAATCCTCCAGGAGGAGGGGGTTCCGCCCTGGTGGCGCAACCGCGTGCCACTGTTGGTGCTGGACGAGGTAATCCTCGCGATTGGTGCGCTTGGGCCCTGTGACAGCGAACGCTGGGGCGCAGAGGGAGAAGAGGAAGAGGCATCTTGGCAATTGTACTGGAAACCCGCCGTGGCCCCGGGATTCGATTGA
- a CDS encoding CTP synthase: MTRYVFVTGGVVSSLGKGIAAASLAAVLEARGLKVTLLKLDPYINVDPGTMSPFQHGEVFVTEDGAETDLDLGHYERFTRTTMRKTNNFTTGRVYNEVLRKERRGDYLGGTVQVIPHITDEIKRRVIMGAGDADVALVEIGGTVGDIEGLPFLEAARQLKAEMGPTRALLMHLTLVPYIRTAGEIKTKPTQHSVKELRALGLQPDILLCRCSVDIEESARKKISLFTNVEERAVIPLIDADSVYRIPGMLQDFGLDDFVTERFGLDCGQADLSDWDDVLDREFSKTGGEVRVAMVGKYMDLLDAYKSLNESLSHAGLQTRAKVKIDYIDAEDIEKDGTGVLEGVDAILVPGGFGDRGFEGKITAAKFARENGIPYLGICLGMHVALVEYARNVCGLEGAHSTEMDAGTPHPIVGLITEWMNADGSTEQRTETSDLGGTMRLGAQPCHLDEGTKVREIYGAETVEERHRHRYEVNNNYLDQLRAAGLTVGGWSADRSLVEMIELPDHPWYVACQFHPEFTSSPRGGHPLFTSYIDAALAHAHTRDGDN, translated from the coding sequence ATGACGCGTTACGTCTTCGTCACTGGTGGTGTGGTTTCCTCTTTGGGCAAGGGGATCGCAGCGGCCTCTCTGGCAGCTGTCCTCGAGGCACGTGGCCTCAAGGTCACCCTGCTCAAGCTTGACCCCTACATCAATGTCGACCCTGGCACTATGAGCCCCTTCCAGCACGGCGAGGTATTCGTCACCGAGGATGGTGCTGAAACCGACCTCGACCTGGGGCATTACGAACGGTTTACCCGCACCACCATGCGCAAGACCAACAATTTCACCACCGGTCGCGTGTATAACGAGGTGCTGCGTAAAGAGCGTCGTGGCGACTACCTGGGCGGGACAGTGCAGGTGATTCCGCACATCACGGACGAAATCAAGCGCCGTGTGATCATGGGTGCCGGTGACGCCGATGTGGCCCTGGTTGAAATCGGCGGCACAGTGGGTGACATTGAGGGGCTGCCCTTCCTGGAAGCGGCGCGCCAGCTCAAGGCTGAAATGGGGCCAACACGCGCCCTGCTAATGCACCTGACCCTGGTGCCGTATATTCGCACTGCCGGCGAGATCAAGACCAAGCCTACCCAGCACTCGGTGAAAGAACTGCGTGCCCTGGGCCTTCAGCCGGATATTTTGTTGTGCCGCTGTTCGGTGGATATCGAAGAGAGCGCGCGCAAGAAGATCTCACTCTTTACCAATGTGGAAGAGCGAGCGGTGATCCCCCTGATCGATGCCGATTCCGTTTATCGCATTCCTGGCATGCTGCAGGACTTCGGCCTGGACGATTTCGTTACCGAACGATTCGGTCTCGACTGTGGCCAGGCGGATCTATCCGATTGGGACGACGTGCTGGATCGCGAGTTCTCCAAGACCGGCGGTGAAGTGCGCGTGGCCATGGTTGGCAAATACATGGACCTGCTGGATGCCTACAAGTCCTTGAATGAATCCCTGTCCCACGCCGGCCTGCAGACCAGAGCGAAAGTGAAGATCGATTACATCGACGCTGAGGATATCGAGAAAGATGGCACCGGCGTGCTCGAGGGGGTCGACGCTATCCTGGTTCCCGGTGGCTTCGGCGATCGCGGTTTTGAAGGCAAGATCACCGCAGCGAAATTTGCCCGCGAAAATGGTATCCCCTACCTTGGTATCTGCCTGGGCATGCACGTCGCGCTGGTGGAATACGCGCGCAATGTCTGCGGACTTGAAGGCGCCCACTCAACTGAAATGGATGCGGGCACACCGCACCCGATTGTCGGCCTTATTACTGAGTGGATGAACGCTGATGGCAGTACTGAACAGCGCACAGAGACATCTGATCTCGGCGGCACCATGCGCCTGGGAGCACAGCCCTGTCATCTGGACGAGGGCACCAAGGTGCGCGAAATTTACGGCGCCGAGACTGTCGAAGAACGCCATCGTCACCGCTATGAGGTGAACAATAATTACCTCGATCAACTGCGTGCAGCAGGTCTTACCGTAGGTGGTTGGTCTGCCGACCGCTCGCTGGTAGAAATGATCGAGTTACCGGATCATCCCTGGTACGTGGCGTGTCAGTTCCATCCTGAATTCACGTCTAGCCCTCGCGGCGGACACCCGCTGTTTACCAGCTATATCGATGCTGCGCTCGCCCACGCCCACACACGGGACGGCGACAACTAA
- the kdsA gene encoding 3-deoxy-8-phosphooctulonate synthase, whose translation MSDQTVTLGDIRFSNDAPFVLLGGVNVLESRDFALSVAEHYVEVCRQLDIPLVFKASFDKANRSSIHSFRGPGLEEGLSILAEVKSTFGVPLIADVHTPEQAAPAAEVLDIIQLPAFLARQTDLVSAMAATGSVINVKKPQFLSPSQMANIVDKFGECGNNRILLCERGSNFGYDNLVVDMLGFGVMKQTCGNAPLIFDVTHALQCRDPGGAASGGRRGQVAELARAGMATGLAGLFLEAHPNPDEALCDGPSALPLDQLAPFLSQVKAVDDLVKSLPTLQID comes from the coding sequence GTGAGCGATCAGACCGTTACCCTCGGGGACATCCGCTTTAGCAACGATGCGCCGTTTGTACTGCTGGGCGGTGTCAATGTGCTCGAAAGCAGGGACTTTGCCCTCTCGGTGGCAGAGCACTACGTCGAGGTGTGCCGTCAACTGGACATCCCCCTGGTATTCAAGGCGTCGTTCGACAAGGCCAACCGCTCCTCTATTCACTCTTTTCGCGGGCCCGGCCTCGAAGAAGGTTTGTCTATTCTCGCCGAGGTTAAATCCACCTTCGGCGTGCCACTGATTGCAGATGTGCACACTCCGGAGCAGGCAGCACCCGCGGCCGAGGTGCTCGACATCATTCAACTGCCTGCTTTCCTGGCGCGGCAGACCGACCTGGTCAGTGCGATGGCAGCGACCGGCTCAGTGATTAACGTCAAGAAGCCCCAGTTTCTCAGTCCCTCACAGATGGCCAATATCGTCGATAAATTTGGCGAGTGCGGTAATAACCGGATTCTGTTGTGTGAGCGCGGGAGCAACTTCGGTTACGACAATCTTGTGGTCGACATGCTCGGCTTTGGGGTTATGAAGCAAACCTGTGGTAACGCGCCACTGATTTTCGATGTGACTCACGCCTTGCAGTGCCGCGACCCGGGCGGCGCCGCTTCCGGTGGTCGCCGCGGTCAGGTGGCCGAATTGGCGCGCGCCGGCATGGCAACAGGCCTGGCGGGCCTGTTCCTCGAGGCACACCCGAATCCCGACGAAGCACTTTGTGACGGTCCCAGCGCACTGCCGCTGGACCAGCTTGCCCCTTTCCTTTCCCAGGTAAAAGCGGTCGATGACCTTGTGAAGTCACTGCCCACCCTGCAGATCGATTAG